In one Lycium barbarum isolate Lr01 chromosome 7, ASM1917538v2, whole genome shotgun sequence genomic region, the following are encoded:
- the LOC132603810 gene encoding TMV resistance protein N-like isoform X2, whose translation MDVRCVSKFQRQRYSQNIYRSLVQSIGYKRIHTFQDDKRLEKGTLVPFELHKAIEMSQVSVIIFSHNYASSEWSLDELVKIMECKNRYEQIVIPIFYNVDPSVVRNQTENFAEAFDKQESKYNGGMEKVQKWRNAPTLVANLKGWDVRNR comes from the coding sequence ATGGATGTACGATGTGTTTCTAAGTTTCAGAGGCAAAGATACTCGCAAAACATTTACAGGTCACTTGTACAGAGCATTGGATATAAGAGGATCCACACATTTCAAGATGATAAAAGACTAGAGAAAGGGACATTAGTCCCATTTGAACTCCATAAAGCTATTGAAATGTCTCAAGTTTCTGTCATTATTTTCTCACATAATTATGCCTCATCTGAGTGGAGTTTAGATGAATTAGTAAAAATAATGGAGTGCAAGAACCGATATGAACAGATCGTAATACCCATCTTCTATAATGTGGATCCATCCGTTGTTCGAAACCAAACAGAGAACTTTGCGGAAGCTTTTGACAAACAAGAATCGAAGTATAATGGTGGAATGGAGAAGGTGCAAAAATGGAGGAATGCCCCAACTTTAGTGGCCAATTTAAAAGGCTGGGATGTCCGCAATAG